A window of the Bacillus sp. (in: firmicutes) genome harbors these coding sequences:
- the yyaC gene encoding spore protease YyaC, which produces MNLKPKFFEKKEASSYRISYEDENAPIYIGENLVKLLPQHLLQPIVIACIGTDRSTGDALGPLIGTILHEKKPSYFHIYGTLEEPIHAVNLEEQLEQINNKHIRPFIIGIDACLGRLKSVGDVTLNSGALKPGAGVNKQLPPVGEVHLTGIVNVSGFMEFFVLQNTRLNLVMKMAQTIANGIMEADELIKVKRIR; this is translated from the coding sequence ATGAATCTAAAACCAAAGTTTTTCGAAAAAAAAGAGGCCTCCTCCTATCGCATCTCTTATGAGGATGAAAATGCACCTATATATATTGGCGAAAATTTAGTTAAGCTTTTACCGCAACATTTACTCCAACCTATTGTGATTGCTTGTATCGGAACAGATCGGTCAACAGGAGATGCACTTGGACCATTAATTGGGACAATTCTTCATGAGAAAAAGCCCTCCTACTTTCATATATACGGTACACTTGAGGAACCTATTCATGCTGTTAATCTCGAAGAACAATTAGAACAAATAAATAATAAGCACATTCGACCATTTATTATTGGAATTGATGCTTGTCTTGGAAGATTAAAAAGCGTCGGCGATGTTACTTTAAATTCTGGGGCTTTAAAGCCAGGCGCAGGGGTCAATAAGCAATTGCCGCCAGTAGGTGAAGTTCATTTAACAGGTATTGTGAATGTAAGCGGATTTATGGAGTTTTTTGTATTGCAAAATACAAGATTAAATCTTGTTATGAAAATGGCGCAAACGATTGCAAACGGAATAATGGAAGCGGATGAATTGATAAAGGTTAAAAGGATAAGGTAA
- a CDS encoding DUF554 domain-containing protein, which yields MVLLGTIVNGVAIIAGTFLGKVLHRIPDRVKRLVLQSIGLAVVILGVQMGLKSEQFLFVILSLLFGSIIGELIDLDGKLNRLGLWIERRMGAAEEGGIAKGFVTATLIFAIGAMAIIGALDSGLRGDHQVLFTKSLLDGFTSIVLTTTLGVGVLFSAFPVMIYQGMIALFATQIDKWIPEQIMDAFIIEMTSAGGIMILAIGLNMLEITRIRVANMLPAIAVVAILVACQYFYQQLMM from the coding sequence ATGGTTTTACTAGGAACAATCGTAAATGGGGTTGCCATCATTGCCGGGACATTTCTTGGAAAAGTATTGCACCGCATACCAGATAGAGTGAAGAGATTAGTATTACAGTCAATAGGTCTTGCTGTTGTAATATTAGGAGTGCAAATGGGGCTTAAAAGCGAGCAATTTCTTTTCGTTATTTTAAGTTTATTATTCGGTAGCATAATCGGGGAGTTAATCGATTTGGATGGTAAATTAAATCGGCTCGGTCTTTGGATTGAAAGAAGAATGGGTGCTGCTGAAGAAGGTGGAATTGCCAAAGGGTTTGTTACAGCAACGTTAATTTTTGCAATTGGTGCGATGGCGATTATTGGTGCTCTAGACAGCGGCTTAAGGGGAGACCATCAAGTTTTATTTACAAAATCTTTATTAGATGGTTTCACAAGTATTGTTTTAACAACTACGCTTGGAGTAGGTGTGTTATTCTCTGCTTTTCCGGTGATGATCTATCAAGGCATGATCGCTTTATTTGCAACACAAATTGATAAATGGATTCCTGAGCAAATCATGGACGCGTTTATTATCGAAATGACTTCTGCCGGGGGCATTATGATTTTGGCGATTGGCTTAAATATGTTAGAAATAACACGGATCCGCGTTGCCAATATGCTTCCTGCCATTGCAGTAGTGGCTATACTTGTAGCTTGTCAATATTTTTATCAACAATTAATGATGTAA
- a CDS encoding aminotransferase class V-fold PLP-dependent enzyme, whose protein sequence is MIYFDQAASSFPKPKVVTDAVVEVLTKYGANPGRGGHALANEAGNKIFEARVGVAQFFGLSDPRRVIFTQNATMALNQGIQGLSLKQGDHVITTSYEHNSVRRPLERLKREQGIEITYIQPNVNGEINIEELENVITSATKLIVATHGSNLTGAIIPIEELGEISKKHKLLFMVDASQTAGILPINMEQMNIDLLAFAGHKGLMGPQGTGALLLNKNIELTPLLTGGTGHFSARIEQPEELPERLESGTLNTPGIAGLLAGLLFIKELGLDEIFKHEQMLTEACMAGLGKIAGVTVYGPHKNVKRLAVISFNINGVDSQEVAMILDQHYKIAVRAGLHCSPLAHQAIATLQEGGTVRASFGIYNTLEEVGKFVQAIEEIRAGYLV, encoded by the coding sequence ATGATTTATTTTGATCAAGCAGCTTCATCATTTCCGAAACCAAAAGTTGTTACTGATGCAGTGGTCGAGGTGTTAACGAAGTATGGAGCCAATCCTGGCAGGGGAGGCCATGCGCTTGCAAATGAAGCGGGAAATAAAATTTTCGAAGCGCGCGTGGGGGTAGCACAGTTTTTTGGATTGTCCGATCCTAGACGTGTTATTTTTACACAAAATGCAACAATGGCTTTAAATCAGGGGATTCAAGGGCTTTCATTAAAACAAGGAGACCATGTTATAACTACTTCATACGAACATAATTCAGTGCGTAGGCCACTTGAACGATTGAAAAGAGAGCAAGGGATTGAGATTACATATATTCAGCCTAATGTTAACGGTGAAATAAATATTGAAGAATTGGAAAATGTGATAACAAGCGCAACGAAATTAATTGTTGCCACCCATGGTTCTAATCTTACAGGGGCGATTATTCCGATTGAAGAATTAGGGGAAATAAGTAAAAAACATAAGCTCCTATTCATGGTAGATGCTTCACAAACAGCAGGGATTTTACCAATCAATATGGAACAAATGAATATTGATTTACTGGCTTTTGCAGGGCATAAAGGGTTAATGGGACCACAAGGAACAGGGGCATTGTTGCTTAATAAAAATATTGAGTTAACACCGCTTTTAACAGGTGGAACAGGGCATTTTTCCGCCCGAATTGAGCAACCGGAAGAACTTCCGGAAAGACTCGAAAGTGGCACATTAAATACACCTGGTATAGCAGGCTTATTAGCAGGCCTTTTATTTATTAAGGAATTGGGTTTAGATGAAATTTTTAAGCATGAACAGATGCTTACAGAAGCTTGTATGGCTGGGCTTGGAAAAATTGCTGGCGTTACAGTCTATGGGCCTCATAAAAATGTAAAACGATTAGCTGTTATTTCATTTAATATCAATGGCGTAGATAGTCAAGAAGTAGCCATGATTTTAGACCAGCATTACAAAATCGCTGTTAGAGCAGGCCTCCATTGCTCACCATTAGCACATCAGGCAATCGCAACACTTCAAGAAGGCGGCACAGTGCGGGCAAGCTTTGGTATATATAATACACTAGAGGAAGTGGGGAAATTTGTACAAGCCATTGAAGAAATTAGGGCAGGATATTTAGTTTAG
- a CDS encoding ParB/RepB/Spo0J family partition protein has protein sequence MAKGLGKGLGLGAYFSVEDVLEPADKIQNVKIKECRPNPYQPRKTFDLESIKELKESIETHGILQPIIVRKSIKGYDIVVGERRFRAAKEAGLDTIPVIVKDYTEQQMMELALIENLQREDLNPIEEAVAYHTLLEQLNVTQEELANRLGKSRPHIANHIRLLALPEPIKTLISNGELTMGHGRTLLGLKKKEHMLPLVEKVKKENLNVRQLEQLVQRLNENVSRETKKKEKPKDIFIKQQESRLRDRFGTAVAIKQNKNKGKIEIEFYSSDDLNRILELLETE, from the coding sequence ATGGCTAAAGGATTGGGTAAAGGGTTGGGATTAGGTGCCTATTTTTCAGTGGAAGATGTATTGGAACCGGCAGATAAAATTCAAAACGTCAAAATTAAAGAATGTCGCCCTAATCCGTATCAACCTAGAAAGACATTTGATTTAGAGTCGATTAAAGAATTAAAAGAGTCAATTGAAACACATGGAATATTACAGCCAATTATTGTAAGGAAAAGCATTAAAGGATACGATATCGTTGTTGGAGAAAGGCGCTTTCGAGCTGCTAAAGAAGCGGGTTTAGATACAATACCAGTAATTGTAAAGGATTATACGGAACAGCAAATGATGGAGCTTGCCTTGATTGAAAATCTTCAAAGGGAAGATTTAAATCCAATTGAAGAGGCAGTAGCTTATCATACATTACTAGAACAATTAAACGTAACCCAAGAAGAGCTTGCCAACCGTTTGGGGAAAAGCCGCCCACATATTGCTAACCATATTCGCTTATTGGCATTACCAGAGCCAATCAAAACATTAATTTCAAATGGCGAGTTAACGATGGGACATGGTCGTACATTATTAGGGCTGAAAAAGAAAGAACATATGCTACCACTTGTGGAAAAAGTAAAAAAAGAAAACTTAAATGTACGCCAATTAGAGCAGCTTGTGCAACGATTAAATGAAAATGTTTCACGTGAAACAAAAAAGAAAGAAAAGCCAAAGGATATTTTCATTAAACAGCAGGAGTCACGCCTCCGCGACCGTTTTGGAACAGCTGTGGCAATCAAACAAAATAAAAATAAAGGAAAAATAGAAATTGAATTTTATTCATCTGATGATTTGAATCGTATTTTGGAACTGCTTGAAACAGAATGA
- a CDS encoding ParA family protein — protein MGKIIAIANQKGGVGKTTTSVNLSACLAYLGKRVLLVDIDPQGNATSGVGVEKADVEQCVYNVLVDDEEAKLVVLPTDVENLYILPSTIQLAGAEIELVPTISREVRLKRALETLTSEYDYIIIDCPPSLGLLTLNALTAADSVIIPVQCEYYALEGLSQLLNTVRLVQKHLNQTLKIDGVLLTMLDARTNLGIQVIDEVKKYFQDKVYQSIIPRNIRLSEAPSHGKPIIIYDAKSRGAEVYLDFAKEVIANG, from the coding sequence ATGGGGAAAATTATTGCAATTGCAAACCAAAAAGGAGGGGTTGGTAAAACAACAACTTCCGTAAATTTGAGTGCATGTCTTGCTTATTTAGGCAAAAGAGTTTTACTAGTTGATATAGACCCACAAGGAAATGCTACAAGCGGTGTGGGAGTTGAAAAGGCCGATGTTGAACAATGTGTGTATAATGTATTAGTTGATGATGAAGAAGCAAAATTAGTTGTCTTACCTACGGATGTGGAAAATTTATATATACTGCCATCAACCATTCAATTGGCAGGTGCAGAAATAGAGTTGGTACCGACTATTTCCAGAGAGGTTCGTTTGAAACGAGCGCTTGAAACACTAACTAGTGAGTATGATTATATTATTATTGATTGTCCTCCTTCACTTGGATTACTTACTTTAAATGCTTTAACCGCTGCAGACTCCGTTATAATTCCGGTACAATGTGAGTACTATGCCCTTGAAGGTCTTAGCCAGTTACTAAATACAGTACGGTTAGTTCAAAAGCATTTAAACCAAACATTGAAAATAGACGGTGTCCTATTAACAATGCTTGATGCAAGAACAAATCTTGGTATACAAGTCATAGATGAAGTGAAAAAGTATTTTCAAGATAAAGTTTATCAATCTATTATTCCACGTAATATTCGTTTAAGTGAGGCACCAAGCCACGGAAAACCGATTATTATTTATGACGCTAAGTCAAGAGGGGCAGAGGTATATCTAGACTTCGCAAAGGAAGTGATTGCTAATGGCTAA
- the noc gene encoding nucleoid occlusion protein: MKQTFSRFFGIGEKTVEMNDEEVQEELITENEEVKRIPIQDIVPNRFQPRTVFIDEKINELMQTIQTHGIIQPIVLREYEKGKYEIIAGERRWRAVTKLGWDTIPAIIKDFNDTETASVALIENLQREELSPLEEAIAYARLLELHNLTQEALAQRLGKGQSTIANKLRLLKLPEAIQEALLQKQITERHARALIPLKEVELQVKLLAEIIEKHLNVKQTEDRVVKLLEGKVKKPQPKRRAFSKDTRIAMNTIRQSLNMVASTGMKIDSQEEEYEDYIQFTIKIPKK; this comes from the coding sequence ATGAAACAAACTTTTTCACGCTTTTTTGGTATAGGGGAAAAGACTGTTGAAATGAATGATGAAGAAGTTCAAGAAGAATTAATAACAGAAAACGAAGAAGTGAAGCGCATTCCTATTCAGGATATCGTTCCTAATCGTTTTCAGCCACGGACTGTTTTTATTGATGAGAAAATCAATGAATTAATGCAGACGATTCAAACCCATGGTATTATTCAACCAATTGTTTTAAGGGAATATGAAAAAGGTAAATATGAAATTATTGCTGGTGAAAGAAGATGGCGGGCGGTAACGAAGCTTGGTTGGGATACGATTCCAGCGATTATTAAAGATTTCAATGATACGGAGACAGCTTCAGTTGCCTTAATTGAAAATTTACAACGCGAGGAATTATCTCCGCTAGAAGAAGCCATCGCTTATGCTAGATTATTAGAATTACATAATTTAACACAAGAGGCGTTAGCGCAACGATTAGGCAAGGGACAATCAACCATTGCGAATAAACTGCGTTTATTAAAGTTGCCAGAAGCTATTCAAGAGGCGTTATTACAAAAACAAATAACAGAAAGACATGCGAGGGCGTTAATTCCGCTTAAAGAAGTTGAATTACAAGTAAAATTATTGGCGGAGATTATTGAAAAGCACTTAAATGTTAAACAAACAGAAGATCGTGTCGTTAAATTACTTGAAGGTAAAGTGAAGAAGCCTCAGCCAAAAAGAAGGGCATTTAGTAAAGACACAAGAATTGCAATGAATACGATTCGCCAATCTTTAAATATGGTGGCCAGCACAGGTATGAAAATAGATAGTCAAGAAGAAGAGTATGAGGATTATATTCAATTTACAATAAAAATACCTAAAAAATAA
- the rsmG gene encoding 16S rRNA (guanine(527)-N(7))-methyltransferase RsmG, giving the protein MDIQFFQKSLEEKGVPLSFRQLEQFELYFKMLVEWNEKMNLTAITDHPGVYLKHFYDSITAAFYFDFSKDYTICDVGAGAGFPSIPIKICFPHLEISIVDSLQKRITFLNELATSLQLEKVTFYHDRAETFGKRPEIRESFDIVIARAVARMSVLSELCIPLVKVGGQFIAMKGANLSEELEAGKKAINVLGGKVESVHNFQLPIEDSERNIVIIKKEKKSPNKYPRKPGTPNKNPLE; this is encoded by the coding sequence ATGGACATTCAATTTTTTCAAAAAAGCTTGGAGGAGAAGGGGGTTCCTCTTTCCTTTAGGCAATTAGAACAATTTGAACTATATTTTAAGATGCTAGTGGAATGGAATGAAAAGATGAATTTAACAGCTATTACCGATCATCCAGGTGTTTATTTAAAACATTTTTACGATTCCATTACCGCTGCTTTTTACTTTGATTTTTCGAAAGACTATACGATTTGTGATGTTGGAGCCGGAGCCGGTTTTCCAAGTATTCCAATAAAAATATGCTTTCCGCATTTGGAGATTTCTATTGTTGATTCATTGCAAAAAAGAATTACTTTTTTAAATGAATTGGCTACATCTTTACAATTAGAGAAGGTTACCTTTTATCACGATCGAGCCGAAACGTTTGGTAAAAGACCTGAAATAAGAGAATCATTTGATATCGTCATTGCTAGGGCAGTTGCTAGAATGTCAGTCCTAAGTGAATTATGCATTCCGCTCGTCAAAGTTGGTGGCCAATTTATAGCGATGAAAGGTGCCAATCTTTCTGAAGAGCTGGAAGCTGGAAAAAAAGCTATCAATGTTTTAGGAGGCAAAGTGGAAAGTGTTCACAATTTCCAGTTGCCAATTGAAGATAGTGAGCGCAATATTGTGATTATCAAAAAGGAAAAGAAATCACCGAATAAGTACCCAAGAAAACCAGGTACACCTAATAAAAATCCGCTTGAATAG
- the mnmG gene encoding tRNA uridine-5-carboxymethylaminomethyl(34) synthesis enzyme MnmG, translating into MEYHAGSYDVIVVGAGHAGCEAALAAARMGAKTLILTLNLDMVAFMPCNPSIGGPAKGVVVREIDALGGEMARNIDKTHIQMRMLNTGKGPAVRALRAQADKHHYQNEMKHTLEKEENVVLKQAMVKSLIVENEECKGVVTETGAMYYSKAVIITTGTFLRGKIIIGDYAYESGPNNQRASVDLSKNLKDLGFDMGRFKTGTPMRVKGQTIDYSKTEIQPGDKELRAFSYETTKYITDQIPCWLTYTSPRTHEIINANIHRSPMYSGMIEGVGTRYCPSIEDKIVRFNDKPRHQIFLEPEGRNTDEVYIQGLSTSLPEEVQVEMVHSVPGLENAEMMRAGYAIEYDMVHPTQLWPTLETKVINNLYTAGQINGTSGYEEAAAQGLMAGINATCKVFNKEPVILDRSEAYIGVLIDDLVTKGTIDPYRLLTSRAEYRLLLRHDNADLRLTEIGYKIGLICEERYKRFLEKKEKIEKEKDRLENTIIKPTEEVQNLIQQLGGSPLKDGVRAADLLKRPEMSYELLMQLVPTEEQLSIDVTEQVEIQIKYAGYIEKSLQQVDRMKKMEDKKIPHDIDYHAISGIASEARQKLSEIRPLSVGQASRISGVNPADISILLVYLEQGRIARIQQ; encoded by the coding sequence ATGGAGTATCATGCTGGTTCATATGATGTAATTGTAGTTGGCGCAGGGCATGCCGGTTGCGAAGCGGCGCTTGCTGCCGCAAGAATGGGGGCCAAAACACTCATTTTAACACTAAATTTAGATATGGTTGCGTTTATGCCTTGCAATCCTTCGATTGGAGGGCCGGCAAAAGGAGTTGTTGTGCGCGAAATTGATGCCCTTGGTGGTGAAATGGCGCGAAATATTGATAAAACACATATTCAAATGAGAATGTTGAATACTGGGAAAGGCCCAGCTGTCCGTGCGTTACGGGCACAGGCTGATAAACATCATTATCAAAATGAAATGAAGCACACGTTAGAGAAGGAAGAAAATGTAGTATTGAAGCAAGCTATGGTCAAAAGCCTAATTGTAGAAAATGAAGAATGCAAAGGCGTCGTTACTGAAACAGGTGCGATGTATTATAGCAAAGCTGTTATTATTACGACAGGAACCTTTTTAAGAGGAAAAATAATTATTGGTGACTACGCCTATGAAAGCGGTCCGAATAACCAACGTGCTTCTGTTGATTTATCAAAAAACCTTAAAGATTTAGGCTTTGATATGGGCCGATTTAAAACAGGTACGCCCATGCGAGTTAAAGGGCAAACCATTGATTACAGTAAGACGGAAATACAACCTGGTGATAAAGAGCTCAGGGCTTTTTCATATGAAACAACGAAATATATTACAGATCAAATCCCATGCTGGTTGACATATACTAGCCCAAGGACACACGAAATCATCAATGCTAATATTCATCGTAGCCCGATGTATTCAGGAATGATTGAAGGGGTTGGAACCCGTTATTGCCCATCAATTGAGGACAAAATTGTGCGTTTTAATGATAAACCACGTCATCAAATTTTTCTTGAGCCAGAGGGCCGAAATACTGATGAAGTCTATATCCAAGGACTTTCAACAAGCCTGCCTGAAGAAGTGCAAGTTGAAATGGTCCACTCAGTTCCTGGTTTGGAAAATGCCGAGATGATGAGGGCTGGGTATGCGATTGAATATGATATGGTGCATCCTACTCAATTATGGCCTACATTAGAAACAAAGGTGATTAACAATTTATATACAGCTGGCCAAATTAATGGAACTTCAGGATACGAAGAAGCAGCTGCGCAAGGATTAATGGCTGGAATCAACGCTACTTGTAAAGTTTTCAATAAAGAACCAGTTATTCTGGATCGTTCCGAAGCATATATCGGTGTCTTAATTGATGATTTAGTAACAAAGGGCACCATTGACCCATATCGTTTATTAACATCAAGAGCTGAATATCGTTTATTATTAAGACATGATAATGCTGATTTACGACTTACAGAAATTGGTTATAAAATCGGTTTAATATGTGAAGAGCGGTATAAGAGATTTTTAGAGAAAAAAGAAAAAATAGAAAAAGAAAAAGATCGGCTTGAAAATACTATTATTAAACCGACTGAAGAAGTTCAGAATTTGATTCAACAATTGGGTGGAAGTCCGTTGAAGGATGGTGTTCGGGCAGCTGATTTATTAAAGCGTCCTGAGATGAGTTATGAGCTCTTAATGCAGTTAGTCCCAACTGAAGAACAATTGTCAATAGATGTGACTGAACAAGTCGAGATTCAAATTAAGTATGCTGGCTATATTGAAAAGTCATTACAGCAAGTTGACCGGATGAAAAAAATGGAGGATAAAAAAATTCCTCATGATATCGATTATCATGCTATAAGTGGAATTGCTTCTGAAGCTCGTCAAAAGTTATCAGAAATCCGTCCATTATCTGTTGGACAAGCATCACGAATTTCAGGAGTAAACCCAGCCGATATTTCAATTTTATTAGTTTATCTAGAGCAGGGTAGGATTGCCAGAATTCAACAATAA
- the mnmE gene encoding tRNA uridine-5-carboxymethylaminomethyl(34) synthesis GTPase MnmE, producing the protein MDTIAAISTPMGEGAIAIVRVSGPEAVKSANQIFKGKNIEEVESHTIHYGFIIDPETNEKVEEVMVSVLRGPKTFTREDIVEINCHGGLVSVNRVLQLVLNQGVRLAEPGEFTKRAFLNGRIDLSQAEAVMDLIRAKSERAMNVAIRQMEGKLSKLVRDLRQTILETLAHVEVNIDYPEYDDVEEMTHRLLFEKATEIKAEIEKVLETSKQGKILRDGLSTVIIGRPNVGKSSLLNSLVHENKAIVTDIPGTTRDVIEEYVNVRGVPLRLVDTAGIRETEDIVERIGVERSRKVLKEADLILLVLNNAEPLTDEDKKLFEATRDMEVIVIVNKIDLENKINMDEVRNLAEDCPIITTSLKEESGIDQLEEAISSLFFEGKLEAGDMTYVSNTRHIALLNQAKKAMDDVLTGIHSDVPIDLIQIDFTRAWEILGEIIGDTVHESLINQLFSQFCLGK; encoded by the coding sequence ATGGATACAATCGCGGCGATTTCGACACCGATGGGGGAAGGAGCCATTGCCATTGTTAGGGTAAGTGGTCCGGAAGCAGTTAAATCAGCCAATCAAATTTTCAAAGGGAAAAATATCGAAGAAGTAGAAAGCCATACGATTCATTATGGATTTATTATTGACCCTGAAACAAATGAAAAGGTTGAAGAAGTGATGGTATCGGTGTTAAGAGGGCCGAAAACATTCACAAGAGAGGATATTGTTGAAATAAACTGTCATGGTGGACTAGTTTCTGTTAATCGGGTATTACAATTAGTACTAAATCAAGGGGTTCGCTTAGCAGAACCAGGGGAGTTTACGAAACGGGCTTTTTTAAACGGCAGAATTGATTTATCACAGGCAGAGGCTGTTATGGATTTAATTCGTGCAAAATCTGAACGGGCGATGAATGTTGCGATTAGGCAAATGGAAGGAAAGCTTTCAAAATTAGTGCGTGATTTAAGGCAAACGATTTTGGAAACATTAGCACATGTAGAAGTAAATATTGATTATCCAGAATATGACGATGTCGAAGAGATGACACATCGGTTATTATTTGAAAAAGCAACCGAAATAAAGGCTGAGATTGAAAAGGTGCTAGAAACGTCAAAACAAGGGAAAATTTTGCGTGATGGTTTGTCAACGGTTATAATAGGGCGTCCGAACGTAGGGAAATCGTCGCTTTTAAATAGCTTAGTACATGAAAATAAAGCAATTGTAACGGATATTCCGGGGACAACACGGGATGTCATTGAAGAGTATGTCAATGTTCGTGGGGTACCATTGCGCTTAGTTGATACAGCTGGTATTCGAGAAACAGAGGACATTGTTGAAAGAATTGGTGTTGAGCGTTCAAGAAAGGTTTTAAAAGAGGCGGATTTAATCTTATTAGTACTTAATAATGCCGAGCCGTTAACGGATGAAGATAAAAAACTATTTGAAGCTACCCGTGATATGGAAGTTATTGTTATAGTAAATAAAATTGATTTAGAAAATAAGATTAATATGGATGAAGTAAGGAATTTAGCCGAAGATTGCCCAATAATCACGACATCGTTAAAAGAGGAATCTGGTATTGATCAATTAGAAGAGGCTATCTCATCTTTATTTTTTGAAGGAAAACTTGAAGCCGGGGATATGACGTATGTATCCAATACGCGCCATATTGCGCTTTTAAATCAAGCTAAAAAAGCAATGGATGATGTTTTAACAGGCATTCATTCAGATGTACCAATTGATTTAATCCAAATTGATTTTACAAGAGCGTGGGAAATATTAGGGGAAATCATTGGTGATACTGTTCATGAAAGCTTAATCAATCAGTTATTTTCGCAATTTTGTTTAGGTAAATAG
- a CDS encoding protein jag — protein MRQVTATGTGQTVDEAIESALRELNVSRDKVDVSIIDSGKKGLFGVFGNRPAVVKLTVKVDPIFEAQSFLENVIEKMGITAEIERVEKGKELTFRMNGDEIAILIGKRGQTLNSLQYLVQLVANKFSDDYLTVIVDAGDYRLRRRETLENLATRLAAKAKKTRTKVVLEPMPSFERKIIHSVLYDVEGVTTVSDGVDPNRHIVIIPN, from the coding sequence TTGAGACAGGTTACGGCTACCGGTACAGGGCAAACAGTTGATGAAGCAATTGAATCTGCTTTAAGAGAACTAAATGTATCAAGAGATAAAGTCGATGTTTCGATTATTGATAGTGGTAAAAAAGGTTTATTTGGTGTTTTTGGTAATAGACCAGCCGTTGTAAAATTAACAGTCAAAGTAGACCCGATTTTTGAGGCACAAAGCTTTTTAGAAAATGTTATTGAAAAAATGGGAATTACTGCTGAAATTGAAAGGGTAGAAAAAGGAAAAGAGCTTACGTTTCGAATGAATGGCGATGAAATTGCTATATTAATTGGTAAACGAGGGCAGACCTTAAATTCTCTTCAATATTTAGTGCAACTCGTTGCTAATAAATTTTCCGATGATTACTTAACGGTCATTGTCGATGCTGGAGATTATCGCTTACGCCGGCGGGAAACATTAGAAAATCTTGCAACAAGATTAGCGGCTAAAGCTAAAAAGACAAGAACAAAAGTTGTGTTGGAACCAATGCCGTCTTTTGAAAGAAAAATCATCCACTCCGTTCTCTATGATGTAGAGGGTGTAACGACAGTTTCCGATGGCGTTGACCCAAATCGTCATATTGTGATCATCCCAAATTAA
- the yidC gene encoding YidC family membrane integrase SpoIIIJ — translation MKKRIALVMTLIGLLAVLSACAQINEPITPESEGIWNQYFVYPLSWLITYFADLFGQNYGLSIIIVTIIIRLVILPLMIKQTQNSKAMQAIQPEIKALQQKYASKDPNTQQKLQQETMALFQKHGVNPLAGCFPLIIQMPILIGFYHAIMRTTEIANHTFLWFDLGNKDPYFILPIVAGATTFLQQKMMMQGMQDNPQMKMMLYIMPIMIVVFAVSFPAALSLYWVVGNIFTIVQTYFIKGPSRSEEKSTGGAKN, via the coding sequence TTGAAAAAAAGAATCGCACTTGTAATGACCTTAATTGGTCTATTAGCGGTTTTATCAGCATGTGCGCAAATTAATGAACCAATTACTCCAGAGAGTGAGGGAATATGGAATCAGTATTTTGTTTATCCATTATCCTGGTTAATTACGTATTTTGCTGATTTATTCGGGCAAAACTATGGACTTTCTATCATTATTGTTACAATCATTATTCGCTTAGTTATTTTACCGTTAATGATCAAGCAAACTCAAAATTCAAAGGCAATGCAGGCTATTCAGCCTGAAATAAAAGCGCTTCAACAAAAATATGCATCAAAAGATCCAAATACGCAACAAAAGCTTCAGCAAGAAACAATGGCTTTATTTCAAAAGCATGGCGTTAACCCGTTAGCAGGATGTTTTCCACTAATCATTCAAATGCCAATTTTAATTGGTTTTTACCATGCTATTATGAGAACAACAGAAATTGCTAATCATACTTTCTTGTGGTTTGATCTTGGGAATAAAGATCCATATTTTATTTTGCCGATAGTCGCTGGTGCTACGACATTCTTGCAGCAAAAAATGATGATGCAAGGTATGCAAGATAACCCACAAATGAAAATGATGTTATACATTATGCCAATCATGATTGTTGTTTTTGCTGTATCTTTCCCAGCAGCATTATCATTATATTGGGTAGTAGGTAATATTTTTACGATTGTCCAAACTTATTTCATTAAAGGTCCGTCAAGATCTGAAGAGAAAAGTACAGGGGGAGCAAAAAATTGA